One stretch of Candida orthopsilosis Co 90-125, chromosome 3 draft sequence DNA includes these proteins:
- a CDS encoding Set2 protein (similar to C. parapsilosis CPAR2_407180 and C. albicans SET2 similar to S. cerevisiae SET2), producing the protein MNGNTKNSDYASPLFLDVEDKTEEALTKFQNLQISTYQSKSIAAPSNNKRPEYMTCDCEEEWDGEQEKNLACGEDSNCINRLTSVECTNRHCLCGDDCQNQRFQKRQYADVSVFQTELKGYGLKANKPISEGQFIYEYIGEVIDEGAFRQRMIEYDVKNYKHFYFMMLKPDAFIDATEKGSLARFVNHSCNPNAFVDKWVVGDKLRMGIFAKRKIAKGEEITFDYNVDRYGAQSQPCYCGEPNCIKFMGGKKQTDAALLLPEGIAEALGVTSRMEKAWLKENKHVRADQQKDDSTINEMFVQSLEVEPMQDADVSKVMAALLKSQQVSITRKLIMRMHMTDDPTVNSLMVKLHGYKTLSGVLQGVEDEDLIKMILEILSKWPAMTKNKISSSQIEDVVKEIEANSTNEEIRQLASDLLAQWSVLEMAYRIPKTQASDKSLMESYGRVSRSPEHSNGNTSGVINHDQSNFAQYSTNVSQVYSATLPKGPASVPNFGLPENWQAQFDPNTQKYYYYNVLTRETTWDKPGVSIPTRPKLPTGPSSMINQQPQTSHSSQYQNGPPSRNNNIEEEIARREEEKERRERESRAQELLNKERKLRELIEQAQSVKSTPEPEKKSKHKHKHEHKHRHGRTKSHEGKGTAALDDDARVSKESKHKSSSHQHKKKEVKETSLEAQWKHIMAKHVPNLLKSYVEEIGKDNVKGCAKEIVNNLASREAHKGVPPSSSKELDKHKLKKLKEYSDTYMDKFLSKYRSKHHGKRKLGEDEANATSREESRGIDSNVSLSNIDTNGEVESEENKKVKLDSGV; encoded by the coding sequence ATGAATGGAAACACAAAGAATAGCGACTATGCTTCGCCCTTATTCCTCGATGTTGAGGATAAAACAGAGGAGGCGttgacaaaatttcaaaacttgcAAATTTCAACCTACCAACTGAAACTGATTGCGGCACcttcaaacaacaaacgaCCTGAGTATATGACATGTGATTGTGAAGAAGAGTGGGATGGAGAACAGGAAAAGAACTTGGCATGTGGCGAGGATTCCAACTGTATAAATAGACTCACTTCAGTTGAATGCACTAATCGACATTGTTTGTGTGGAGATGACTGTCAAAATCAACGTTTTCAAAAACGACAATATGCTGATGTATCTGTTTTCCAAACTGAGCTTAAAGGTTATGGATTGAAAGCAAACAAGCCCATTTCTGAAGGACAATTTATATATGAATACATTGGAGAAGTGATTGATGAAGGAGCATTTCGTCAAAGAATGATTGAATACGATGTGAAAAACTATAAGCATTTTTACTTCATGATGTTGAAACCAGATGCATTTATTGACGCCACGGAGAAAGGATCACTTGCTAGATTTGTAAATCATTCATGTAACCCAAAtgcatttgttgataaatggGTGGTTGGTGATAAATTACGAATGGGAATTTTTGCCAAAAGAAAAATCGCTAAAGGTGAAGAGATCACTTTTGATTATAATGTAGATAGATATGGTGCCCAATCACAACCATGCTATTGTGGAGAGCCCAATTGTATTAAGTTTATGGGTGGAAAGAAACAAACTGATGCTGCTTTGTTATTGCCTGAAGGTATTGCAGAAGCACTCGGTGTTACTTCAAGAATGGAAAAGGCATGGTTGAAGGAGAACAAACATGTAAGGGCTGATCAACAAAAGGATGACTCAACCATAAATGAAATGTTTGTTCAAAGTTTGGAAGTGGAGCCTATGCAAGATGCTGATGTGTCGAAGGTTATGGCAGCTTTGCTCAAATCGCAACAGGTGCTGATTACTAGAAAATTGATTATGCGAATGCATATGACGGATGATCCAACTGTGAATTCACTAATGGTAAAGTTGCATGGTTATAAGACATTATCAGGTGTTTTGCAAGGcgttgaagatgaagatttgataaaaatgattttaGAGATTTTATCCAAATGGCCAGCAATgaccaaaaacaaaatttcatcttctcaaattgaagatgttgtGAAGGAGATAGAAGCTAATTCAACTAATGAGGAGATTAGGCAATTAGCTTCCGACTTGTTAGCACAATGGTCTGTGTTGGAAATGGCTTATCGAATTCCAAAGACCCAAGCATCTGACAAATCTTTAATGGAGTCATATGGCAGGGTTTCAAGATCACCCGAGCACCTGAACGGTAACACATCCGGTGTTATAAATCATGATCAGCTGAATTTTGCTCAGTATTCAACTAATGTATCACAAGTATACTCAGCAACTCTTCCTAAGGGACCAGCTTCTGTTCCTAATTTTGGATTACCTGAAAATTGGCAGGCTCAATTTGATCCCAATACTCAaaaatattattattaCAATGTTTTGACACGAGAAACCACATGGGATAAACCAGGTGTATCTATACCAACGCGACCCAAACTCCCCACTGGGCCCAGCAGTATGATTAATCAACAGCCTCAAACCTCGCACTCCagtcaatatcaaaacgGTCCACCATCACGTAATAATAACATTGAAGAGGAAATTGCTAGACGTGaggaagaaaaggaaagaCGAGAAAGAGAATCCAGAGCGCaggaattgttgaataagGAGCGCAAATTGagagaattgattgaacaaGCTCAATCAGTTAAGTCAACTCCTGAGccagaaaagaaaagcaagCATAAACACAAACATGAGCATAAACATAGACATGGGAGAACTAAACTGCATGAAGGAAAAGGTACAGCGGCTTTGGACGATGATGCTAGAGTCAGTAAAGAATCCAAACATAAATCCTCGAGCCATCAACATAAAAAAAAGGAAGTCAAAGAAACATCACTTGAAGCACAATGGAAGCACATCATGGCTAAACATGTACCCAATTTACTTAAATCATacgttgaagaaattggtaAAGATAACGTTAAGGGATGTGCTAAAGAGATTGTCAATAATTTGGCATCCCGAGAAGCCCACAAAGGTGTACCGCCGTCTTCATCAAAGGAATTGGATAAgcacaaattgaaaaaattgaaggagTATTCCGATACATATATGGATAAATTTTTGTCCAAGTATAGGAGCAAACATCACGGCAAAAGGAAGTTGGGTGAAGATGAAGCGAATGCTACTTCTCGAGAAGAGAGTAGAGGAATTGACCTGAATGTTAGCCTCCTGAATATTGACACTAATGGTGAAGTAGAAAGCGAAGAAAATAAGAAAGTAAAGCTTGATAGTGGTGTATAG
- a CDS encoding transcription factor — protein MNNQNQQDNSNTNYYQEQQQRQQQQQQQQQRQQQQQQRQQQQQQQYQQQYQQQYQQQQQRIPIPRLNSYSKRHQTLVLPSTRVNNSELARAPLILPSQAAPSPANSSNTRISQQQQRPSSRYQDLSRQQQHQPQLHPQLHSQLASPFVRQHLSQSPIQSPHSPRVYPNQDQNQQFKRKMSYTMFSPNPASPLYPSTSSQSNSNNRGGNNNSASSPTTKKLKTDDYLFGTSHGSPLATSPLPTSAALQPNISYTRRSNTLNATAKPTAAANIASIKKEKTPENENEDQRFLRLARDALVATAQGINQNNREVVDPTISDLLTRLQYASSPHGNPISKSEGLEANDAGQLNIQGFYQSFPNLSNNVFATGGDVTTTDDAKQTSITSSSQEHGRGVTSKYNPAGNESGWNFLIGEPLQLKSDAERQRESKNYSHNSNRPTGRASSITSLLNDTPSPIHPISLATSANQALSQKKRPPTTKTTRNTKKTKTTTSSPAFKDQARKFLCDKCSMTFRRSSDLKRHAKQHLSIPANICQYCGKGFARKDALKRHMGTLTCKRNATKKLYVDNLAFLNNGGGRGSNGGEGEEEEEEDEEDEDEDDDSENDDDDDDDDDDDDDDNDEEESDRKGNNRKKSKFGNNHDDEDDDDEEEEDDDKKPKFPTFGYQKGNWKV, from the coding sequence ATgaataatcaaaatcaacaggACAATAGTAATACTAACTATtatcaagaacaacaacaaagacagcaacagcaacagcagcaacaacaaaggcaacagcagcaacaacaaaggcaacagcagcaacaacagcaatatcaacagcaatatcaacagcaatatcaacagcaacagcaacgCATACCCATTCCACGATTAAACAGTTATTCTAAACGTCATCAAACACTTGTATTACCATCTACTCGAGTTAACAATAGTGAACTTGCCAGAGCTCCATTAATTTTACCATCCCAAGCTGCTCCTAGTCCTGCAAATAGTTCAAATACACGTATCagccaacaacaacaacgacCATCTTCGCGATACCAGGACTTATCAaggcaacaacaacaccagcCACAGTTACATCCACAATTACACTCTCAACTAGCTTCTCCGTTTGTTAGACAACACCTATCTCAATCACCTATACAGTCACCACATTCACCACGTGTATACCCTAATCAAGACCAAAACCAGCAATTTAAAAGGAAAATGAGCTATACTATGTTTTCACCGAACCCTGCGAGTCCTTTGTACCCTAGTACATCATCACAATCGAACAGCAATAATAGAGGTggtaacaacaacagtgCATCGTCACCAACTacaaagaagttgaaaacagACGATTATTTATTTGGTACTTCACATGGGTCCCCATTAGCTACTTCGCCATTACCCACGTCTGCTGCATTACAACCAAACATCAGCTATACCAGGCGATCAAATACACTAAACGCAACAGCCAAACCTACTGCTGCCGCTAACATTGCATCTATTAAAAAGGAGAAAACCcctgaaaatgaaaacgAGGATCAACGATTCCTAAGGTTAGCTCGAGATGCATTGGTTGCCACTGCCCAAGGTATTAACCAAAATAATCgtgaagttgttgatccAACAATTCTGGATTTATTAACAAGATTACAGTATGCTTCTTCACCTCATGGAAACCCCATTTCTAAACTGGAAGGATTAGAAGCCAATGATGCAGGACAATTGAACATCCAAGGGTTTTATCAACTGTTTCCTAACTTGAGTAACAATGTATTTGCCACAGGTGGTGACGTCACTACGACTGACGATGCTAAACAAACTAGTATTACAAGTAGTAGTCAGGAACACGGAAGAGGTGTGACAAGTAAATACAATCCTGCTGGTAATGAACTGGGATGGAATTTCTTGATCGGGGAACCGctacaattgaaaagtgATGCCGAACGACAAAGGGAAAGTAAAAACTACTCCCATAATAGTAATAGACCTACTGGTCGCgcttcatcaatcacaTCTTTGCTTAATGATACACCACTGCCAAtacatccaatttctttagCTACGTCAGCCAATCAAGCATTACTGCAAAAGAAACGACCACCAACAACTAAAACCACCAGAAACACCaagaaaaccaaaacaacaacatcatccCCCGCTTTCAAAGATCAAGCACGTAAGTTTCTTTGTGATAAATGCTCAATGACATTTCGTCGATCTTCCGATTTGAAACGACATGCAAAGCAACATCTTAGTATTCCGGCTAATATATGTCAATATTGCGGTAAAGGTTTTGCTAGAAAAGATGCATTAAAAAGACATATGGGAACTTTAACATGTAAGAGAAATGCAACAAAGAAGTTGtatgttgataatttggcatttttgaataatggAGGAGGACGAGGAAGTAATGGTGGAGAAGGagaggaggaagaagaagaagacgaagaagacgaagacGAAGACGATGATAGCgagaatgatgatgatgatgatgatgatgatgatgatgatgatgatgataatgatgaggaagaaaGCGATCGAAAAGGAAATAATCGAAAGAAGAGTAAGTTTGGGAACAACCACGATGAcgaagatgacgatgatgaggaagaggaagatgatgacAAGAAACCAAAGTTTCCCACTTTCGGTTATCAAAAGGGTAATTGGAAGGTGTAA
- a CDS encoding Gpd1 protein (protein similar to S. cerevisiae glycerol-3-phosphate dehydrogenase (enzyme of glycerol biosynthesis)) yields the protein MSSAQSRLSQVANILSPTKAPHSHKSLTPDHPFKIAVIGSGNWGTTIAKVLAENALARPHLFSHYVKMWVFQEQIDGKNLTDIINIQNVNIKYLPGVKLPSNLVAEPSLLKTVEGADLIVFNLPHQFLPKILAQLKGHVPPTARAISCLKGLEVNKEGCKLLSTYITEELGIVCGALSGANLAPEVARGKWSETTIAYTLPKDYRGAGKDIDEFVLKAAFHRPYFHVNVIEDVAGVSVAGALKNVVALAVGFVEGLGWGDNAKSAIMRVGLLETIKFSEMFFPESKASTFTAESAGVADLITTCSGGRNVKVGRYMAQTGASAEVAEKKLLNGQSSQGIVTAKEVHELLENTDKLDEFPLFEATYQIIYGSESIENLPHLLNSD from the coding sequence ATGTCATCAGCTCAATCTAGATTATCACAAGTTGCCAACATTTTAAGTCCAACCAAGGCTCCACATTCTCATAAATCACTTACACCAGACCATCCTTTCAAAATTGCAGTTATCGGTTCCGGAAACTGGGGTACCACCATTGCCAAAGTATTAGCTGAAAACGCTCTTGCTAGACCTCATTTGTTTAGTCATTATGTTAAAATGTGGGTTTttcaagaacaaattgatggtAAAAACTTGACCGATATTATTAATATCCAAAATGTCAATATCAAGTATTTGCCAGGAGTTAAATTACCTTCGAACTTGGTTGCTGAACCAagtttattgaaaactGTTGAAGGTGCggatttgattgttttcaacttacctcatcaatttttgccTAAAATCTTGGCTCAATTGAAAGGTCACGTTCCACCAACAGCAAGAGCAATTTCATGTTTGAAGGGATTGGAAGTCAACAAAGAAGGTTGTAAATTACTCAGTACATACATCACTGAAGAATTGGGAATTGTATGTGGTGCTTTATCAGGAGCTAATTTGGCTCCCGAAGTTGCCAGAGGTAAATGGTCAGAAACCACCATTGCTTACACCTTACCTAAGGATTACCGTGGTGCTGGTAAAGATATCGATGAATTCGTTTTGAAGGCTGCTTTCCATAGACCTTATTTCCATGTCAATGtcattgaagatgttgCTGGTGTTTCCGTTGCTGGtgcattgaaaaatgtcGTTGCGTTAGCTGTTGGATTCGTTGAAGGTTTAGGATGGGGTGATAATGCTAAATCTGCCATTATGAGAGTTGGATTATTAGAGACTATTAAATTTTCCGAAATGTTCTTCCCAGAATCTAAGGCATCCACATTCACCGCTGAATCAGCCGGTGTTGCTGATTTGATCACCACTTGTTCTGGAGGTAGAAATGTCAAGGTTGGTAGATACATGGCCCAAACTGGTGCTTCTGCAGAAGTTGCcgaaaagaaattgttaaaTGGACAAAGTTCACAAGGTATTGTTACTGCCAAAGAAGTTCATGAGTTGTTGGAAAATACTGATAAATTAGATGAATTCCCCCTCTTTGAAGCTACatatcaaatcatttaTGGATCggaatcaattgaaaacttgCCTCATCTATTGAACTCTGATTAG
- a CDS encoding calmodulin-dependent protein kinase, with translation MTASIKSSEAQAEGSHLKNFVNKIIGQPASYSHKQNYTFGKTLGAGSFGIVRYARNNVTGEDVAMKIILKKALKGNEAMVLEEIKLLEELHNPHIVGFRDWFESKDKFYIATQLATGGELFDRIVQQGRFTEHDASLVIIQMLEALQYLHERDIVHRDIKPENVLYLTPETDSQIVLADFGIAKRLQNSSEKLMSSAGSFGYAAPEVILGTGHGKSCDIWSLGVVTYTILCGYSPFRSENVTDFINEVKHNNAVIFHADYWRDVSKDARRFIIKTLQYNPDNRPTATELLNDPWIVSIAKKHTDADLLPQLKERFDAKAKFRQAIELVKLHNRINKLKEMQTEEDDDPTEINMFNANGDLSRESTKKTDGDSTQGSALSNWKKFNDSLKVAEGDADRSKVSLSDTTPKPKDNAPKTTAAGNAFVQLVHAASKNKERVESYKDKD, from the coding sequence ATGACTGCGTCAATAAAAAGCTCAGAGGCTCAAGCTGAGGGAAGTCACCTCAAAAACtttgtcaacaaaatcattggTCAACCTGCTTCCTATTCCCATAAGCAAAACTACACATTTGGTAAAACATTGGGCGCCGGCTCATTTGGTATTGTGAGGTATGCCAGGAATAACGTCACCGGAGAAGATGTAGCAATGAAGATTATATTAAAGAAAGCATTAAAGGGAAACGAAGCAATGGTGTTGGAGGAGATTAAATTGCTTGAAGAGTTACATAACCCCCACATTGTTGGATTTAGAGATTGGTTTGAAAGCAAAGATAAATTTTATATTGCAACACAATTGGCCACCGGTGGTGAATTATTTGATCGAATTGTGCAACAAGGTAGATTCACTGAACATGATGCTTCGTTGGTTataattcaaatgttgGAAGCTTTGCAATACTTGCATGAACGTGATATTGTTCATCGCGATATTAAGCCGGAAAATGTGTTATACTTGACCCCAGAGACAGACAGTCAGATCGTGTTGGCAGATTTTGGTATTGCTAAACGATTACAAAACTCAAGTGAGAAGTTGATGTCATCAGCTGGGTCCTTTGGATATGCAGCACCAGAAGTTATATTAGGAACTGGACATGGTAAATCATGCGATATTTGGTCCTTGGGAGTTGTCACTTACACCATTCTTTGTGGTTATTCACCATTCAGATCAGAAAACGTTACTGATTTCATAAATGAGGTGAAGCATAATAACGCTGTCATTTTCCATGCTGATTACTGGAGAGATGTTTCTAAAGATGCTCGTagatttatcatcaaaacGTTACAGTATAATCCTGATAATAGACCCACAGCAACTGAGCTATTGAATGATCCATGGATTGTATCTATTGCTAAGAAACATACCGATGCTGATTTGTTGCCACAATTGAAGGAGCGTTTCGATGCCAAGGCCAAATTCAGACAAGCTATTGAACTTGTTAAATTACACAACagaatcaataaattgaaggaaatgCAAACCgaagaggatgatgatCCAACAGAGATTAACATGTTCAACGCCAATGGAGATTTGCTGAGAGAGCTGACTAAAAAGACAGATGGGGATTCGACCCAGGGCTCGGCTTTGAGTAATTGgaaaaagtttaatgaCTCGTTGAAGGTAGCTGAAGGAGATGCAGATCGATCAAAGGTTTCGTTATCTGATACCACTCCTAAGCCGAAGGACAATGCGCCAAAGACAACGGCTGCTGGTAATGCATTTGTACAATTAGTTCATGCTGCTTCAAAAAACAAGGAGAGGGTAGAAAGctacaaagacaaagacTGA